A single Aspergillus puulaauensis MK2 DNA, chromosome 7, nearly complete sequence DNA region contains:
- a CDS encoding PA and RING finger domain protein (COG:O;~EggNog:ENOG410PGTS;~InterPro:IPR001841,IPR003137,IPR013083;~PFAM:PF17123,PF02225,PF13923,PF13639,PF14634, PF00097,PF12678;~TransMembrane:1 (n6-21c39/40o568-588i)) codes for MRPPRLVLLAFCLIFFPIFLTFYSALTSSPRVSTPSSFAGQSTGLHALFSFNLPSSLFPPSAIISLTDENSTFFLARPAAFGPLLPDKGLSGRLWVGSGFGERSPLAGRELGCSDIPGWKEGDSPAESRIGKSVADDGDTRISQGKSHADIVQGVTPQSGAHPQSLPSDDGTDDHLHHPLPESVVVDSDAAEKNRDLSQSLKGAHADIQSLQETAEISGQIVLLSRGGCGFLEKVKWAQRRGALALIVGDDTRGGSLVTMYARGDTSNVTIPALFTSYTTAHLLSSLIPPQAREELPPTSGTKTIGNYEADPTPVVSPSASPSSTHPAANQNPTAESEPGLFSKVMSVLGMGRGERVEDSLQGNRRPPSSGNINWVPMGHWDDQETPQKGKINHGSHMEKDSNDANTNPGSVDGDGFVIGVQDWRDPDLISPKSSAVAVPTGAPAPENTNQHYDKGTQFTSTLKGGSITPGSGEYRAVEKSSLSKEQAKEMASYHPSGSSDRVAKPKGGWFSRHFLGARSEGVETAGTKKRTITGGILKQNPKVKEHEGLWVTLTPTSMSTSPFFDTLLVLVVSPLLTLSVVYILLLLRSRIRRRRWRAPKSLVERLPVRTYHTMATSSSSSSSSLRTPSPGPVSQTSPLLGSKSSAECARSPRPRYQRAEPRSFDSRREKSGASTWRRKYTGRQVECVVCLEEYIDGQSRVMSLPCGHEFHAECITPWLTTRRRTCPICKGDVVRSMSQNNRSESRDEDPESSRGASSAPVPIGPISDDEIPDMERRVSPDTGLERHSSSTPPNWRNFAALSLSALSGDTIWHQGRPDNNNNNN; via the exons ATGCGACCTCCGCGCCTAGTTTTGCTCGCCTTCtgtctcatcttcttccccatcttcctcaCCTTCTATTCCGCCCTCACATCGTCTCCTCGTGTATCTACACCCAGTTCGTTTGCGGGACAGTCCACCGGCCTCCACgctctcttctccttcaacctGCCATCCTCGCTTTTCCCTCCATCCGCCATCATCAGCCTCACCGATGAGAACTCGACATTCTTCCTAGCCAGACCCGCAGCGTTTGGCCCTCTACTTCCCGATAAGGGTCTCAGTGGTAGACTATGGGTTGGTAGTGGGTTTGGAGAAAGGTCGCCTCTTGCTGGGAGAGAGCTGGGCTGCTCCGATATCCCGGggtggaaagaaggcgaCTCCCCTGCCGAGAGCCGGATTGGAAAGTCTGTTGCCGATGATGGGGATACCAGAATCTCACAGGGCAAAAGCCACGCGGATATCGTTCAGGGCGTCACCCCTCAAAGCGGCGCACACCCTCAATCGCTACCATCCGACGATGGTACGGACGACCATCTCCACCATCCCCTACCGGAGTCCGTTGTGGTCGACTCTGATGCTGCCGAGAAAAACCGTGACCTGTCTCAGTCTTTGAAAGGTGCGCATGCAGACATACAATCATTGCAGGAGACTGCCGAGATTAGTGGCCAGATCGTTCTGCTAAGCAGAGGAGGTTGCGGATTCCTGGAGAAGGTCAAGTGGGCTCAGCGGCGTGGCGCGCTAGCGTTGATTGTAGGGGATGATACTCGAGGAGGAAGTCTTGTTACAATGTACGCGCGGGGCGATACCTCCAACGTAACAATCCCCGCATTGTTCACGTCCTACACTACAGCCCACCTGCTATCATCTCTTATTCCCCCGCAGGCTCGGGAGGAATTGCCTCCGACGAGTGGGACAAAGACGATCGGTAACTATGAAGCTGATCCAACGCCAGTCGTTTCACCGTCTGCTTCACCCTCGTCTACGCATCCAGCTGCCAACCAGAACCCGACTGCGGAATCAGAACCTGGCCTTTTTTCGAAGGTAATGTCAGTTCTTGGCATGGGACGCGGTGAACGGGTTGAAGACTCCTTACAAGGAAATAGGCGGCCTCCTAGTAGTGGCAATATAAATTGGGTTCCAATGGGCCACTGGGACGACCAGGAAACGCCCCAAAAAGGCAAAATTAACCACGGTTCGCATATGGAAAAGGACTCAAATGACGCCAATACCAACCCAGGTAGTGTCGATGGGGACGGTTTTGTTATTGGTGTACAGGACTGGCGAGATCCTGATCTAATCTCACCAAAAAGCAGTGCAGTGGCGGTTCCCACGGGCGCCCCGGCGCCGGAGAACACTAACCAGCATTATGACAAGGGAACCCAGTTTACATCAACGCTTAAGGGAGGTAGCATAACTCCAGGGAGCGGGGAATACCGCGCCGTGGAGAAGTCCAGCCTTTCCAAAGAACAAGCGAAGGAAATGGCATCGTATCATCCGTCTGGATCTTCTGACAGAGTTGCAAAGCCAAAAGGTGGCTGGTTCTCTCGGCATTTCCTCGGTGCTAGATCTGAGGGAGTTGAAACAGCCGGCACTAAGAAGCGGACAATCACTGGCGGTATCTTGAAGCAGAATCCCAAAGTCAAGGAGCATGAAGGTTTGTGGGTCACGCTCACGCCGACTAGCATGTCTACTAGTCCTTTCTTCGACActcttctcgttctcgtcgtCAGCCCACTTCTCACGCTATCTGTTGTTTACATCCTCTTGCTACTTCGGTCGCGCATCCGGCGACGACGCTGGCGTGCTCCCAAGTCTCTAGTTGAGCGTCTTCCGGTGAGGACGTATCACACTATggcaacttcttcttcttcctcatctagTTCTCTAAGAACCCCCAGCCCTGGACCTGTCTCGCAGACATCACCTCTTCTGGGTTCGAAAAGCTCTGCAGAATGTGCGCGCTCTCCCCGGCCACGGTATCAGAGAGCAGAGCCAAGGTCATTCGATTCTAGGAGAGAAAAGTCCGGCGCATCTACGTGGCGTCGAAAATACACTGGGCGGCAAGTTGAGTGTGTTGTTTGCCTTGAGGAATATATTGATGGGCAAAGCCGTGTCATGAGCTTGCCATGTGGGCACGAATTCCACGCCGAGTGCAT TACTCCGTGGTTAACAACCCGTCGGCGAACCTGTCCTATCTGTAAAGGAGATGTCGTTCGGTCCATGTCTCAGAATAACCGTTCTGAATCACGAGACGAAGACCCCGAATCGAGTCGTGGTGCGTCGTCTGCACCGGTTCCAATTGGGCCGATTAGCGACGATGAAATTCCAGACATGGAACGTCGTGTCTCCCCGGACACCGGCCTTGAGCGACACAGTTCCTCAACTCCGCCGAACTGGCGAAACTTTGCAGCTCTCAGTTTATCCGCCCTGAGCGGCGACACGATTTGGCACCAAGGCAGGCCCGACAATAACAATAACAATAACTAA
- a CDS encoding ubiquitin-binding TORC1 subunit KOG1 (BUSCO:EOG092609RF;~COG:D;~EggNog:ENOG410PGI1;~InterPro:IPR016024,IPR011989,IPR029347,IPR036322, IPR019775,IPR015943,IPR004083,IPR001680,IPR017986;~PFAM:PF14538;~go_component: GO:0031931 - TORC1 complex [Evidence IEA];~go_function: GO:0005515 - protein binding [Evidence IEA];~go_process: GO:0031929 - TOR signaling [Evidence IEA]), with translation MRDPTSDMEQLDTPPQQQQPPHQQASSLQADPPRRNNQKSVRVAFGPDLETHIPPREKSPAPPLSNHHRSFTSVEQKQLFIPPGRPTSSSGENTNTTPTENSSRYTSDHAGSESGGGSGGGAGRPTAVLKRAKSDYGPRGGFSTSLLVDNEDEEDFAMRHGWQEEYTSSEYLKVLHSNFYMYFTEKRHETNGFPRDPVGSWPSQDWRMKDRLKTVSAALAICLNIGVDPPDVVKTNPTAKLECWVDPTSTTGGGHNKLMEQIGKKLQEQYETLSLRTRYKQYLDPSVDETKKFCVSLRRNAKDERVLFHYNGHGVPLPTQSGEIWVFNRNYTQYIPVSLYDLQQWLAGPSLFVFDVSHAGNIVQNFQTFVEKHEKENVEQKRLDPNALVQNYGDCIILAACQKNESLPTNPDLPADLFTCCLTTPIEIALRFFILQNPLQSNVKIDEFRVPGRLQDRRSPLGELNWIFTAITDTIAWKTLPRSLFKKLFRQDLMVAALFRNFLLSERIMRTYKCQPISSPELPETHNHPLWKSWDLAVEMVLAQLPALIDHEEGRRQYEYQHSSFFAEQLTAFEVYLSSGPTEKSPPDQLPIVLQVLLSQAHRLRALILLSKFLDLGPWAVHLALSIGIFPYVVKLLQSAAQELKPVMVFIWARIMAVDHTVQNDLLKDNGIHYFISILNPNSPIPVGNASEHRAMCAFIVSIFCKNYTQGQNVCLSSDLFESCLMHLADVENPLLRQWSCLCISMLWSDFPEAKWMGIRCAAHNRLIDLIYDPVPEVRAAMLHALTTFIGIPDLTDQVAHIEEGIGISVLPMSSDGSVIVRKELLVFFSTFVKRYQNKFLVAAYEELQEEKQALLNKLGLSSSRDAQPSENGSESTAVKPQPMSRNTIFGAVWKQLLVMSVDPHPDIAQDAGLIVDFMHYCLLDSPMATLTDRLRNEIMDLSDRVDQQSQVRERPNPKRAAPPPPPSAPPKQEGYISLSLRRTASVAASLKNLAFGGASQGDSLESSARTSPKSRGPATPRGRAPPEWTRPPEVNDQLASPTTYQRAPVPTSRGFERKDPSLVPAIPLMSRFLDWSTEYFREPQMKPNEPDEPGSSDYNERLWRRSRNEKIISETQPLKGKAGSTRWDNSIALLPNTTQPLKMCFHQFEDHIAVADDRDTITIWDWQNHKRLNRFSNRNPLGSKINEVRYINEDDQALLMTGSSDGVLKVFRNYENSRDVEIVTAFRALPELIPSNRNAGLVLDWQQGQGKALVAGDVKVIRVWNAATEVCTNDIPARSGSCITSLTSDQVAGNIFVAGFGDGAVRVFDQRLKPTASMVKVWREHKQWITNVHMQRGGLRELISGSRNGEIKLWDLRMDNPISTIYGTRDTLRTLSVHEHAPVFMFGTNRHEIKTYNVGGTHLSTFEPYSSFLHHNRSSPISSTAFHPHRTLFACAALNDNHINLVSC, from the exons ATGAGGGACCCAACTAGCGACATGGAGCAACTAGATACGccaccacaacagcagcagccgccgcaTCAGCAGGCATCGAGTCTGCAGGCTGACCCCCCGCGCAGAAATAACCAAAAATCCGTCCGAGTCGCGTTTGGACCCGACCTTGAGACGCATATCCCGCCGCGCGAAAAATCCCCCGCACCACCACTCTCGAACCACCACCGGTCGTTCACATCCGTCGAACAGAAACAGTTGTTCATACCGCCGGGTCGACCGACGAGCTCGTCTGGTGAGAACACAAATACCACGCCGACCGAAAACAGTTCGCGGTATACTTCAGATCATGCGGGATCCGaaagtggtggtggtagtggtggcGGAGCAGGACGGCCAACGGCGGTTTTGAAGAGGGCCAAGAGTGATTATGGTCCGCGCGGAGGGTTTAGTACGTCTTTGCTTGTGGataatgaagatgaggaagacttTGCGATGAGGCATGGGTGGCAGGAGGAATATACCTCGAGCGAGTATCTCAAGGTTCTTCATTCG AACTTCTACATGTACTTCACGGAAAAGCGCCACGAGACGAATGGCTTCCCGAGAGATCCCGTCGGAAGCTGGCCATCGCAGGACTGGCGAATGAAGGACCGCCTCAAGACCGTTTCCGCCGCGTTAGCGATCTGCCTGAATATCGGCGTTGACCCGCCGGATGTCGTGAAGACAAACCCGACTGCCAAGTTGGAGTGTTGGGTTGACCCGACGTCTACTACTGGAGGTGGCCACAACAAGTTGATGGAGCAGATCGGGAAGAAATTGCAAGAACAATACGAGACACTTAGTTTGAGGACGCGCTACAAGCAGTACCTCGACCCTTCCGTCGATGAGACTAAGAAGTTCTGTGTTTCGCTTCGCCGGAATGCCAAAGACGAGCGAGTTCTTTTTCACTACAACGGGCACGGTGTTCCTCTGCCAACACAGTCGGGTGAGATCTGGGTTTTCAACAGGAATTACACGCAGTATATCCCGGTGTCGTTATACGACCTACAGCAATGGCTGGCGGGGCCTAGTCTCTTCGTTTTCGATGTGTCTCATGCAGGGAATATTGTGCAGAATTTCCAGACATTTGTCGAGAAGCATGAGAAGGAAAACGTCGAGCAGAAGAGACTTGATCCGAATGCGCTTGTTCAGAACTATGGGGACTGCATTATTCTTGCAGCTTGTCAGAAAAACGAATCGCTTCCAACAAACCCGGATCTTCCAGCCGATTTGTTCACATGCTGTCTTACCACGCCAATCGAAATTGCGCTGCGGTTCTTTATCCTTCAAAATCCCCTGCAGTCCAATGTCAAGATCGATGAATTCCGAGTTCCCGGTCGTTTACAGGACCGCAGGAGTCCCCTCGGAGAGTTGAACTGGATCTTTACCGCGATCACCGACACTATCGCCTGGAAGACTCTACCACGGAGTCTGTTCAAGAAACTCTTCCGTCAAGACCTCATGGTTGCGGCTCTTTTCCGGAATTTCCTACTTAGTGAGCGGATCATGCGCACATATAAATGCCAACCAATTTCATCGCCCGAGCTTCCCGAGACTCACAACCACCCGCTGTGGAAAAGCTGGGATCTCGCTGTTGAAATGGTCCTCGCTCAACTCCCTGCTCTAATCGACCATGAGGAGGGCCGTCGGCAATACGAATACCAACACTCCAGTTTCTTCGCGGAACAACTTACTGCCTTCGAAGTGTACCTATCCTCTGGGCCAACTGAGAAGAGCCCACCAGATCAACTTCCCATCGTTCTTCAGGTCCTTCTGAGCCAAGCACATAGGTTAAGAGCCTTGATTCTGCTCAGTAAATTCCTGGATCTGGGACCATGGGCCGTCCACCTAGCCTTGAGTATTGGTATTTTCCCATATGTTGTCAAGCTTCTGCAGTCAGCAGCTCAGGAGCTAAAGCCGGTCATGGTGTTCATTTGGGCACGAATAATGGCCGTCGACCATACCGTTCAAAATGACCTCTTGAAGGACAACGGAATCCATTACTTCATCTCTATCTTGAACCCCAATTCGCCAATTCCAGTGGGAAATGCCAGCGAACATCGAGCTATGTGCGCGTTCATTGTATCAATATTTTGCAAGAATTATACCCAAGGACAGAACGTCTGTCTTTCTTCAGATCTCTTCGAATCCTGCTTGATGCACCTGGCGGATGTTGAAAACCCATTGCTACGACAATGGTCCTGCCTGTGCATCAGCATGTTGTGGTCTGATTTCCCAGAAGCCAAGTGGATGGGAATTCGGTGTGCTGCCCATAATAGGCTTATCGATCTCATTTATGACCCTGTTCCGGAAGTCAGAGCTGCAATGCTACATGCTCTAACAACATTTATTGGTATTCCGGATTTGACGGATCAAGTGGCACATATTGAGGAAGGCATCGGCATTTCTGTGCTGCCCATGTCATCAGACGGTAGCGTCATTGTCCGGAAAGAGctcctggttttcttctcCACTTTCGTGAAACGCTATCAGAACAAGTTCCTGGTTGCTGCTTACGAGGAGCTCCAAGAGGAAAAGCAGGCCCTTCTTAATAAACTGGGCTTGAGTAGCTCTCGCGATGCACAGCCTAGCGAAAACGGTTCAGAGAGCACAGCAGTCAAGCCGCAGCCAATGTCTCGGAACACCATCTTTGGCGCAGTTTGGAAGCAACTTCTCGTTATGTCTGTCGACCCGCATCCTGACATTGCACAGGATGCAGGGTTAATTGTTGATTTTATGCACTACTGTCTCCTTGACTCACCTATGGCCACGCTAACTGACCGACTCCGTAATGAGATCATGGATCTCTCAGACCGAGTTGACCAGCAGTCACAGGTTCGAGAAAGGCCGAATCCGAAGAGGGCTGcgccaccacctccccccTCAGCACCTCCCAAGCAGGAGGGATACATCTCGTTGAGTCTTAGGCGAACTGCTAGTGTAGCAGCTTCGCTCAAGAACCTCGCGTTCGGTGGCGCGTCACAAGGAGACTCTCTAGAGTCGTCGGCCCGAACGTCGCCAAAGAGCCGTGGTCCGGCAACCCCACGAGGCCGAGCTCCCCCCGAATGGACTCGACCTCCTGAGGTCAACGATCAACTTGCTTCCCCGACAACATACCAGCGAGCCCCGGTCCCCACGTCCCGAGGGTTTGAACGGAAAGATCCGTCTTTGGTCCCAGCCATCCCCTTGATGAGTAGGTTTCTAGATTGGTCCACAGAG TACTTCCGGGAACCCCAGATGAAACCCAACGAGCCCGACGAGCCCGGTAGCTCAGATTACAACGAGCGTCTGTGGAGACGTAGCCGCAACGAGAAGATCATCTCTGAAACACAGCCTCTGAAGGGCAAGGCAGGTAGCACTCGGTGGGATAATTCGATAGCACTGCTGCCCAATACCACCCAGCCATTGAAGATGTGCTTCCACCAGTTTGAAGACCATATTGCCGTCGCTGACGACAGGGATACAATTAC AATCTGGGACTGGCAAAATCATAAGCGCCTCAACCGGTTCTCCAACAGGAACCCCTTGGGATCTAAGATTAACGAAGTTCGTTATATCAACGAAGATGACCAGGCACTCCTGATGACAGGATCGTCTGATGGCGTGCTCAAAGTGTTCCGCAATTATGAAAACTCAAGAGACGTCGAAATTGTGACCGCGTTTAGAGCCCTGCCAGAACTGATCCCCAGCAATCGAAACGCTGGTCTTGTGCTTGACTGGCAGCAAGGCCAGGGTAAGGCCCTTGTTGCAGGCGATGTCAAGGTCATCCGTGTGTGGAACGCAGCTACAGAAGTCTGCACTAAC GATATTCCCGCTCGCTCCGGTTCTTGCATCACCTCCTTAACGTCAGACCAAGTGGCGGGTAATATATTTGTCGCGGGATTCGGTGACGGTGCGGTCCGAGTCTTCGATCAGCGCCTCAAACCCACGGCGTCGATGGTCAAAGTGTGGCGAGAACACAAGCAGTGGATCACCAACGTCCACATGCAACGCGGTGGTCTAAGGGAACTTATATCCGGCAGTCGCAACGGCGAAATAAAGCTCTGGGATCTGAGAATGGATAACCCCATCTCAACCATCTATGGCACAAGGGACACTCTGCGTACTTTGAGTGTCCATGAGCATGCGCCTGTTTTCATGTT CGGCACAAACCGCCACGAAATCAAGACCTACAATGTTGGCGGAACGCACCTCTCCACCTTCGAGCCGTACTCAAGCTTCCTCCATCACAACCGCTCTTCACCAATCTCCAGCACCGCATTCCACCCCCACCGTACCCTCTTCGCCTGCGCCGCTCTCAACGATAATCACATCAACCTCGTGAGCTGCTAG
- a CDS encoding uncharacterized protein (COG:S;~EggNog:ENOG410PJRM;~TransMembrane:4 (i92-114o126-148i222-240o287-308i)), with protein MTSVPILAPNPKALAPALNTTPSLVFVFLQHQLTTLTTPIMSDRAKEALRAESTHLRATAQDVLLSGAYLYPFKGIIHLATHKSLYAPLRGILTQTLIAGASITTALFVFTYVPQTALLTFTSGPFFAPIAGALLVLAEASAVTHFVARGWIIRDALVDVFDAVLLERGCEGLVSEGRVVRSNVNSLMGRLGRMVKKPFGSSGSAGGGGAGGVVGGMIRSMVLLPLNFVPVVGTLLYLYVKGKKAGPGLHARYFQLRGFGGSDREEWVTRRRGGYTGLGMASVLLEMVPFASMVFEFSNAVGAALWAADLEKANK; from the exons ATGACGTCAGTACCAATCTTAGCACCAAATCCTAAAGCTCTAGCTCCAGCTCTCAACACCACGCCCTCTCTCGTATTCGTCTTCTTGCAACACCAATTAACCACTCTCACCACCCCAATAATGTCCGACAGAGCAAAAGAAGCCCTGCGCGCCGAATCCACCCACCTACGCGCGACCGCGCAAGATGTCCTCCTCTCAGGCGCATACCTCTACCCCTTCAAG GGAATAATCCACCTCGCAACCCACAAATCCCTATACGCCCCGCTCCGCGGCATCCTAACCCAAACCCTGATCGCCGGCGCCTCAATAACAActgccctcttcgtcttcacatACGTCCCGCAAACCGCGCTTCTCACGTTCACTTCGGGCCCGTTCTTTGCGCCGATCGCGGGGGCGCTCCTTGTTCTCGCCGAAGCCAGCGCCGTCACGCACTTCGTTGCCCGCGGGTGGATTATCCGGGATGCGCTGGTCGATGTCTTTGATGCGGTGCTGTTGGAGAGGGGGTGTGAGGGGCTTGTGAGCGAGGGGAGGGTTGTGAGGTCTAATGTGAATTCGTTGATGGGAAGGCTTGGGAGGATGGTCAAGAAGCCCTTTGGAAGTTCCGGctctgctggtggtggtggtgctggcggggttgttggaggGATGATAAGGTCGATGGTCCTGCTGCCGTTGAATTTTGTTCCGGTTGTTGGGACGCTGCTTTATCTTTATGTTaaggggaagaaggctgggccGGGCTTGCACGCGAGGTATTTCCAGCTTAGGGGATTTGGGGGTAGCGATagggaggagtgggtgacgaggaggagggggggaTATACGGg GCTTGGAATGGCGTCTGTGCTACTGGAGATGGTGCCCTTTGCGTCGATGGTGTTTGAGTTTAGTAACGCCGTTGGAGCGGCGCTGTGGGCGGCGgatttggagaaggcgaataAGTAG
- a CDS encoding uncharacterized protein (COG:S;~EggNog:ENOG410PZ41), whose product MNFNEALTKIVIEVASEGERASVCEDRLFPQATSFVPSSPSPPPLSRRTFLQPTPLLSVGSHRGTVMNTERFNLRPEGDTRTHPALLSISSEYELASDHELASSQPVSLIQLCTKTGHSRNRASRRARALNMDSAEHLVGTHGVLTHGGVDRLERLPLTPVADYSNHASYGLSDEPRNLTTHPQIVLEEYQWLPDGNHTVIAREQLRHLSLSDHQTQSNPLNYSSRYSKSQARESGYTSESPFLKKSDSWDPSCLDRATCVILPGRQNPGPQRREHMPASLQIYRDNYDRPHDRSPYESFRLKHRNNRTDLPEINSGLQYGFPADVEHGMPMRNTTIRSEPPLGKHYREGLSSSGLGTPAVEIQNSHKSEDSSSSAIGSRLSSGTDLSQRTLKEKIYAMLENINTEPKTGPKLWSTKDSAGTERGLPRVHGEERLAPRLQATSLPFYGPSDNDTETRQRPTESLDLGSGKGLIAYQDAFDATNISHIGPGPTNIELGMQADSEVERPSKTSPERIIKPPPGFYDAGIPTFFRKGSERLREADKWFHQDTRGEPRLRRFISNVGENFVDKTERFEGQVFSEEDRIFAKRTISVMGDLIASLETYKANDRKIGRQHFADFGPVESHYCEPSSKQCSYFEETCGFIAAEDENDFT is encoded by the exons ATGAACTTCAACGAGGCGCTTACGAAAATCGTCATCGAAGTGGCCAGTGAAGGAGAGCGCGCTTCGGTTTGTGAAGACCGCCTGTTT CCTCAAGCAACATCTTTCGTCCCCTCGTCCCCGTCGCCACCACCTCTCTCACGCCGAACCTTCCTCCAGCCCACCCCGTTGCTTTCAGTCGGATCCCATCGAGGCACCGTGATGAACACTGAGAGGTTCAACCTTCGTCCTGAAGGCGATACAAGAACACATCCAGCCCTTTTGAGCATTTCGTCTGAATATGAGCTCGCTAGCGACCACGAGCTTGCGTCCTCGCAGCCTGTTTCCCTGATCCAGCTGTGTACGAAAACAGGCCATTCAAGAAACAGAGCTAGCAGGAGAGCGAGGGCCCTGAATATGGACAGTGCAGAGCACCTGGTAGGAACCCATGGTGTTCTGACCCATGGCGGAGTGGACAGGCTCGAGCGCTTGCCTCTAACCCCCGTTGCGGACTACTCCAACCATGCAAGTTATGGATTAAGCGACGAACCTAGGAACCTTACCACACATCCACAAATTGTACTAGAGGAGTACCAATGGTTACCGGATGGAAATCACACTGTAATTGCTCGCGAGCAGCTGCGGCACCTGAGCCTGAGCGACCACCAGACGCAGTCAAACCCCCTAAACTATTCCAGTCGCTACAGTAAATCGCAGGCCAGGGAAAGTGGCTACACTTCAGAGAGTCCGTTTTTGAAGAAATCCGACTCCTGGGACCCTTCATGTCTGGACCGCGCGACCTGTGTTATCTTGCCAGGCAGACAAAACCCGGGGCCACAGCGGAGGGAACATATGCCAGCGTCGTTGCAGATATATAGGGATAACTACGATCGCCCACACGATAGGTCACCCTACGAGTCATTCCGCTTGAAACATCGCAATAATCGAACCGATTTACCTGAGATCAACTCGGGCTTGCAGTATGGGTTTCCTGCTGATGTGGAACATGGAATGCCCATGAGAAACACGACCATTCGGTCCGAACCACCTCTTGGAAAACATTACCGTGAAGGGTTGTCGAGCTCTGGACTGGGCACGCCCGCAGTGGAAATCCAAAATTCTCACAAATCGGAAGActcatcatcgtccgcaATTGGGTCAAGATTGTCAAGCGGCACCGACCTATCTCAACGTACTCTGAAGGAGAAAATATACGCCATGTTGGAAAATATAAACACCGAACCCAAAACAGGTCCCAAGTTATGGTCGACTAAGGACAGTGCAGGCACAGAACGTGGGCTCCCTAGGGTGCATGGGGAAGAACGGCTGGCTCCACGCCTTCAAGCTACTTCGCTGCCCTTCTATGGACCAAGTGACAACGACACAGAAACTAGACAGAGGCCAACAGAGTCCCTGGACCTTGGGTCAGGAAAGGGGCTGATTGCCTACCAAGATGCGTTCGATGCAACCAATATATCACACATAGGACCTGGGCCGACAAATATCGAGCTCGGTATGCAAGCTGATAGTGAGGTTGAAAGACCCTCGAAGACCTCGCCCGAGAGGATAATAAAGCCACCCCCAGGCTTTTACGACGCAGGAATACCTACATTCTTCAGAAAAGGATCGGAAAGACTCCGAGAAGCCGACAAATGGTTTCACCAAGACACCCGAGGAGAGCCACGGTTGCGTCGATTTATTTCAAACGTTGGTGAAAATTTTGTTGATAAAACCGAGCGCTTCGAAGGTCAGGTATTTTCGGAAGAGGATCGTATCTTCGCCAAACGAACCATCTCGGTCATGGGGGATCTTATCGCTAGTCTTGAAACCTACAAAGCCAACGACCGCAAAATTGGAAGGCAGCATTTTGCAGATTTCGGGCCTGTTGAATCTCACTACTGCGAGCCGTCTTCTAAGCAGTGCAGCTATTTTGAGGAGACGTGTGGATTTATCGCCGCTGAGGATGAGAACGATTTcacttaa